Sequence from the Polynucleobacter sp. Adler-ghost genome:
CAGGTGAGCGCGATATTTGTGCCCACCGTCATTGTGCTTGCGCTCTTAACTGGCCTAGGCAACTGGCTTTACTTAGACTCCATCTCCACTGCTATCTTGCGCGCCGTATCGGTCTTAGTGATCGCTTGTCCTTGTGCGCTTGGCTTAGCCACTCCAGCTGCAATCATGGCAGGTACTGGCATAGCCGCACGTTTCGGCATTTTAATTAAGGATCCGCAAGTATTAGAGTTGGCGCATAAGCTCAATATCGTTGCCTTTGATAAGACCGGCACATTAACGATAGGCAAGCCACGCATGCTCGCACTACTACCTTTAGATGCATCACTTGCCGATGCCGATCAGATCCTCGCCACTGCTGCAGGCTTGCAATTGGGAAGCGAACATCCTTTGGCAAAGGCATTACTAGTTTCATCCAATGAAAAAGGCATCGCGCCGATTACCACTTCGTTTAGTAAAGGCTTGCCTGGTATTGGGATTGAAGGCATTCCGAGTAGCGGTCCTTTTGCAGGTCAAACACTGCGTTTGCAGAGCCTAGCCTCGCTTGAGGGCAGTAGTCAGCACAATCTCGTTTTGCAAAAAGCACAGGCGTATTTTGAACAGGGTCAAACTGTTTCTGTACTGATGAGCTTAGGTAGCGAAAGTAATGGCGCACCTTCACCAATTGCTGTCATTGCTTTTGGAGATGAACTGAAAGTAAATGCAAAATCAGCGGTCGACGCATTGCATACATTACATATTCGGACGGTGATGCTATCGGGCGATAATGTATCCGCCGCTACTCGCGTGGGAAAAATAATCGGTATTGATGAAGTCTTTGCACAAATTATGCCGAGCGATAAAGCGCAAATGATTCATCAGCTACAAAATCCACCTGCAGCTCAGAAACAGTATGTTGCGATGATTGGTGATGGCGTCAATGATGCGCCAGCATTGGCGATGGCGGATGTGGGCATGGCGATGTCTACCGGGACTGATGTAGCCATGCAAGCCGCTGGAATCACACTAATGCGTGGCGACCCTACTTTGGTTGCTGATGCAATTGATATCTCTAAAAAAACTTGGAATAAGATTGCTCAAAATTTATTTTGGGCGTTTGCGTTTAATACGATTGGTATACCGATGGCAGCCTTAGGCTATCTATCACCTATGCTGGCTGGGAGTGCAATGGCGCTCTCCAGTTTTTGCGTGTTGAGTAATGCCCTACTCTTAAAGCGCTGGCGCCCCAATAACCTATCAGCTATTTAGAATTCTTACGCAGTAACTCGATATCTCCGTACAGGGCACGGGTTTCTGATTTTGTATTGTCGGTATCCGTCAGCAGTGCAATACCAATGACATTACCTGGCACCTCTCCATAAGCCAACTTGTAGTCCGCCGCTAAATCCCGCTCATGCTTGCGCCACTCGCCCAGACTATCCCAACCAGAATCCACCACAATCATCTTTACACGAGAGGTATGGGCATTGTTCAAAACTGTATTGACTGAATTCTTACCCGACCAGATGTACATCACTGTGGCGTAAGGCATTTCTTGACCACTAATCAAGTTGGCCATCTCAAAGGTGAGTTTTTCCTTGAGGGGAAGTTTGGATTTATTACCATCAAAGGCTACTAAGATACGCAGTGGTGCATCGTCATGCTGACTATCTGTATTGTCTGCTTGGGGTATTGCACCTACTGCCTTCCATTCCCATTGCAACCATAAGTTCTGTGCTGAGCGGGGACGAAGTTTTACCGCGAGACCAGATGCTGATGTTTTAGAGTTAGCAGCTAGCACGGTACGACCTTGGTATTTCTCCAGTCGGTAAATGGTGTTCTTTTTATAGGGTGCGATGCGATAGAAATGCCAACCATCTGGCATGCCATCACGCGGCTTCTCAGCAGAGAACTTAGGTAAATCCTCTTGAGCTGGTAATTGATCCGCATTAAATGCCTGCCCTGCCTCATTCTCAATAGAGTTTCCAGTCAAACCTGCACAGCCTCCTAAAGAGATGGCTAGGATGATTAAAAGCAAATGGGATCGAAAACAGGTTTTACTTGGCATAGCATCAATTGTCCCAAAGAATGGCTTACTTAAGTCTAAAATCATGACATGCGTCACCAATCACCTTCAAGCTGGGCTGTCCTCAGCATTTGCATTGCTACGCTAGTACATTTTGCGCTTGGTTTTTCGATCGAGTTTTCCGTCGATGAAGCGCACTACGCTTTATATGCAAAACATCTTGCCTGGAGTTATTTTGATCATCCACCACTAGTTGGCTGGATCCAGTGGCCGCTTGTGAGCCTGACTTCATCCGAAGGAATCATTCGCTTGATTCCGGAGTTGCTCTGGGTGCTCTCCGCTTTCTTGGTATATCGAGTGACCCTAGAAATTCACCACTTGATACAAGGGCGTAATGCGGGTTATTTAACTACCGCACTTCCCTCCGCAAACCTGTGTGGACTGATGGCTGTCTTGGCCATCATCGTAGCGCCATTGCCCCACGTTTTAGCAATCGGTCTCTTGCCCGACACCCTGCTTGCCCCCTTAAGTTTAGGCTTGATGTTAATGGCCTTACGTTGGAGTAGAAAAGATCACTTCACTATTGAGGACTGGATCATTACCGGCTTGATACTGGGCTTGGCAGGTCTAAGTAAGTACACCGCCGCATTTACTGCATTTGCTTTGCTCTTCGTATTTTTAGCTTCACCCAAAAAAGTCTGGATTACTAAAGCTGGTTTTTGGCTTGCAGCAGCAATTGCCTTGATTGTGATTAGCCCCGTACTCTATTGGAATTGGGTCAACGATTGGATCTCATTCAAATATCAAATTGCTCATGGCAGTGGCGGCACTTGGGCTTGGCGAAGAGTCGGGACCTTTTTAGGTATTCAGATTGCCTGCTTTGGCCCCCTCTTACTTTTGGGTGCCTATACTTTTCTGAGGGATTGCCTCCACTCACAGAAGTGGGTTCTGATTACCCTACTCAGTTTCTTCGCAATTCCCTTTGTGATTTTTGCTGCACTATCTGGA
This genomic interval carries:
- a CDS encoding cation-translocating P-type ATPase yields the protein MSTTESPNSEFYTLDIGGMTCASCVGRVEKALDKIPGVEAASVNLATEQARIRVRRGSSSLEDIIALVKKTGYEAKESSIRGNPDQKISKPFWAADGLGRVVLSFALSAPLFLPMFFMPFGNHWSLSGWWQLALATPVQFILGWRFYVAGYKSLMAGAGNMDLLVALGTSAAYGLSLYILLTSNHAHELYFEGSAVIICMVLLGKWLEARAKQQTSEAIRALQKLWPEHAKVLNADVELQGNAGISADQYRDLPLEQVLPSDKVFILPGERIPVDGVIILGSSHVDESLLTGESKPVKKSIESKVIGGALNGEGALVVMAQAVGVESVLSQIINLVEEAQTQKAPIQKLVDQVSAIFVPTVIVLALLTGLGNWLYLDSISTAILRAVSVLVIACPCALGLATPAAIMAGTGIAARFGILIKDPQVLELAHKLNIVAFDKTGTLTIGKPRMLALLPLDASLADADQILATAAGLQLGSEHPLAKALLVSSNEKGIAPITTSFSKGLPGIGIEGIPSSGPFAGQTLRLQSLASLEGSSQHNLVLQKAQAYFEQGQTVSVLMSLGSESNGAPSPIAVIAFGDELKVNAKSAVDALHTLHIRTVMLSGDNVSAATRVGKIIGIDEVFAQIMPSDKAQMIHQLQNPPAAQKQYVAMIGDGVNDAPALAMADVGMAMSTGTDVAMQAAGITLMRGDPTLVADAIDISKKTWNKIAQNLFWAFAFNTIGIPMAALGYLSPMLAGSAMALSSFCVLSNALLLKRWRPNNLSAI
- a CDS encoding DUF3047 domain-containing protein, which gives rise to MILDLSKPFFGTIDAMPSKTCFRSHLLLIILAISLGGCAGLTGNSIENEAGQAFNADQLPAQEDLPKFSAEKPRDGMPDGWHFYRIAPYKKNTIYRLEKYQGRTVLAANSKTSASGLAVKLRPRSAQNLWLQWEWKAVGAIPQADNTDSQHDDAPLRILVAFDGNKSKLPLKEKLTFEMANLISGQEMPYATVMYIWSGKNSVNTVLNNAHTSRVKMIVVDSGWDSLGEWRKHERDLAADYKLAYGEVPGNVIGIALLTDTDNTKSETRALYGDIELLRKNSK
- a CDS encoding glycosyltransferase family 39 protein; this translates as MRHQSPSSWAVLSICIATLVHFALGFSIEFSVDEAHYALYAKHLAWSYFDHPPLVGWIQWPLVSLTSSEGIIRLIPELLWVLSAFLVYRVTLEIHHLIQGRNAGYLTTALPSANLCGLMAVLAIIVAPLPHVLAIGLLPDTLLAPLSLGLMLMALRWSRKDHFTIEDWIITGLILGLAGLSKYTAAFTAFALLFVFLASPKKVWITKAGFWLAAAIALIVISPVLYWNWVNDWISFKYQIAHGSGGTWAWRRVGTFLGIQIACFGPLLLLGAYTFLRDCLHSQKWVLITLLSFFAIPFVIFAALSGGGGLPHWTTPAWFCLAPFAGIGLAKAWAIQHRVAIRILLLGQLLICLLGFGFVLAGGLTNSAVKSNPIADLYGWKLAGQKAAQLAQAINVNGIAVQNWTLGSRTAWYAQDLPVFVLDQRQDQFDLWFGQLPVGANVLLINWSGMAFSPPVGGNRAFEVCEHLDQLEIIRFGQVLSKFDYSLCRNWRDAGAVR